The Triticum aestivum cultivar Chinese Spring chromosome 5A, IWGSC CS RefSeq v2.1, whole genome shotgun sequence genomic sequence ATCTTTTCCTCTCTAGTCATCCATTCGAGGATCCATGTGAAACTATCTCCAAGTACTCCTGAGATAtacagagtggcatagaattgatgaatTACTTCATGATTCCATCCATGGTTGAAATGGAGAAAACCCTTCAGAAAAGCATGCTCAATATGATCGATTGCATGATGGAAGCAAGGTAATTCTTTGAGCTCAACAAAGTTTAAAATCTGGTGCTTGAAGATGCGATTCTTTTTGTATAGAATTCGAGCATAATACACAACTTGTTCTTTAGTCCAAAACCTTGGCGACAGTGAAGTTCTCTCTCCTTCATACGGACTAGTCCCAAAGGAAGCAAGTTTCGAGAGGTGAAACTGCTCGTTAAACGCAGGACCATTTGGGGCACCTTCAGCTGGGAGCAACAGAAGTGTTTCCAAATGATTTTTCAGTTGTTCTTAGCTCACATTCCGTGTCCGAATGTCATCTGGTGCTTGCACATCTTCTGCAATAAGCTTCAGTGGGGCACAAAGCTTTCTTGATTTCTCTTGGGCTTCAGTGGGgcaccaatagcgggacctggatgcccatattgtttcCAACATATTCCACGGAGATCTTTAtcagttgaaccacgatgtcgaggattcagataatcccatatgcaattccctttgtctagcaatacgtcggtatctccatacgtagttcaatctcattactggcaagtctctttactcgttccgtaatacaatatcccgtgactaactcattagtcatatgaagcttcttgtgatgttgtattaccgagagggcccggagatatctctccgtcacccAAAGCTACAAATCTcaatctcgatccatgcaacccaacagtcatcttcggagatacttgtagagtacctttatgatcacccagttacgaagtgacgttttatagcacacaaagtattccttaggtgtccgggagtggcatgatctcatggtccgAGGAattgatacttgacatgaagaaaactATAGTAAACAAATAAGCGATACAATCTgttgctaagcttacggttgggtctatccatcacatcattctcctaatgatgtgattccgttatcaaatgaaaactcatgtctatagttaggaaacattaaccatttttgatcaacgagctagtccactaTAGGCCTATTAGGGATACGGTGTTGTTTATGTATTCTCACATGTATATATGTTTCTGgtcgatacaattctagcatgaacaataaacatttattataaataagaaaatatgataataaccaacttattattgcctctagggcatatttctgtcAGTTCTCACTTGCACTACAATCAGTAATCTAGTTTACATTGTAATGTATCTAACactcatagagttctggtgctggtcatgttttgctcgtggaagaggtctAGTCAATGGGTCTACTATATTCAGAACCGTATGTACTTTGTAAATATATATGTCTCGATCCTTAATATGATTATGTATGGAACTGAAGAGCTTAATGTgtttggtcttcttgtgaaaccttggttccTTGACAATCGCAATGGCGCCAGTGTTGTCACAATGGATAGTCATCGCATCCAATACAGACCCGCGTATGTGGAATTGATGGTGCATGATTGTTTCAAAACCGTTGAATCTGACATGCGTGCCCAACCAAACCCATAAGTGTCTCGATGGGTACCGTCGCCAGGATACAGTCATGGTCAATGTTGACGCCGCACTTTTCCAGTCTTCACGGCGAATTCGAGTCTGCTTGGTGATCCGGAACCACAATAATACATGCATATTGGTTTGTCGTGAGCACATCGAGGAGGTCGCACCACTGGAATTAGCCGAGGCACTGGTGCTCCATCGCGTGGTCGATCTCACTCGTCAAAAAGAGTTCCAGAAGGCCATCTTTACTTCAGATTGTCTCTCCATAATTGAGATGATTCGTTCTCAAAAGGCGAACCGCTCGAGCATTGGAACCATAGTCTCGGATATCAAGGTTTTGCGTGGGTACCTTCTCATCTAGTCTCTTCAGTCATGCTAATTGTTTATCGAATGCCGCGGCTCATAGTTTAGCACATTTGTGTGTTTCTTTCTTCTCATGATTCTATCGTGCGCAATTTAACTTTGAGGAGTATCCGGGAAACTCCTTTTAATGATTTTTGATCAATAAAGAGTGGTATTTCCCCCCCTAAAAAAGAGTGGTATTTTTTTTCTTAAAAAGAAACACATCTCGCAATTGTATCGAGCCTACCCTAAATTATTCAGATGGTGCTGTAATAGGTTTGCTAGTACATGCTCCAGCGAAGAAGTGCGTGTGTTCGAAAAAAGAAAGCCCAAAGAAGTGCGTGCTGTaataaaagagaaaagagaaacagaaaacaaaaaccAAGTGGGTGTCCACCGCTGGATCATTCATGGGCGGCCCGCGCCCCGTCAAACGTCCGTCGGCCGCTGCGCCTCCACTCGAACAGATATTTTCCCCAAGGGCAGCGCCGTCTTTTCCCCGTGACCGGCCGCGGCGCACATTTACGAATTTCAAATTTTGAATCGCGTCGGCGAGACCGGGGCCAACGTTCCCTTGCCGTCCCGCAGCATCCATCCTCCCCGACGCCCCCACGCTCCACTCCACCGATCCCCCACACCCGGCCCCCAGTGACACGCGGGCCACGCCCACGCACCCGACAATCCGGGCCCACATGTCGCGAGCCGTCGCCGCGGCCCACCCTCGCGCGCGCACCAACCAGAGGCCGGCCAGGCTGGCGGCGTGGGCCACAGCCGCGGCCCGCCCGCCTAACGCCAGCGGAACGGCCGTTAGGTTAACCGGGGGCCGCCTATAAAGGGGCCGAGGGGGCCGAGCGGAGGAGCCACTACACATCCGGCGTCTTCACAAACGCCGGCTCGCTCTCGCTCCgtctccctccctcctcccccgctccgcgccctccgccgccagatcccgtcgagccccccgcgcccccgcgTCGAAGATGAGGGAGTGCATCTCGATCCACATCGGGCAGGCCGGCATCCAGGTCGGCAACGCGTGCTGGGAACTTTACTGCCTCGAGCACGGCATCCAGGTTCGCCATACCCCATCTCATCCCATCTCTCGCCCCTCCTCATGTCGAATTCGTATGCGGTTGCTCCGATGGTGTCGATTGGTTGGAGAAGGTTTCCCGTAGCAGGGCCTCTGGATCTGGGCTGCGATTCGGGTTGTGCTGCGAAATGTTTTGCGGTTCAGTTGTCAGATCTTCTCTGGTTTGGAATATTTAGGCTGTAATTGATGCGGGATTTGAACTGTGACGGGATTACTCGATTACCTTCCCGTGTAGGTCTAGTTGTTTTCACGCGGGAATGCGGCAATTAGTGTTCGATCTGCGCGACCCTTCTGAATTCGTCAGGAACATCAACTGTTCGTAGTTCCTAATTTAAGCCTGCGATCTGTGATGCTTAGTCGTTTCGTTTTGTATTTTAGATCTGATATGCAATTGGAGTCCTAGGATCGTGCTTTTCAGGAGACACGAATACACCTCTGTACTAGTTTAGTTTCCACTTTTGTGTGAAATCTCAGATCTAGTTAGGCCATGATCATGCTTTACTTGGTCAGTTTTGATGTGTTGTGATATTATGGTCTGCATCCAACTGAACACCTCACTGTTCCCTGCTGCAGCCTGATGGCCAGACGAACGGCGACAAGACCATCGGAGGTGGTGATGACGCCTTCAACACCTTCTTCAGCGAGACCGGAGCCGGCAAGTACGTGCCCCGTGCGGTCTTCGTCGATCTTGAGCCCACCGTGATTGACGAGGTCCGCACCAGCGCCTACCGCCAGCTCTTCCACCCCGAGCAGCTCATCAGCGGCAAGGAGGACGCCGCCAACAACTTCGCCCGTGGTCACTACACAAGTAATTAATTCCCCCAAAACCTCACTGCTTCATTACAATCAGCACTGATCTCTCAACCATGTTTGATTTGCTCATCGTGCCTTGTTTGCTCTTGTCCCCTGCAGTTGGCAAGGAGATTGTGGATCTCTGCCTCGACCGCATCCGCAAGCTGGCCGACAACTGCACTGGCCTGCAGGGCTTCCTGGTCTTCAACGCCGTTGGTGGTGGAACCGGGTCTGGGCTTGGGTCGCTCCTCCTTGAGCGCCTGTCCGTGGACTATGGAAAGAAGTCCAAGCTCGGGTTCACCGTGTACCCATCCCCTCAGGTGTCGACCTCTGTGGTCGAGCCCTACAACAGTGTGCTGTCCACCCACTCCCTGCTGGAGCACACCGATGTCTCCATCCTGCTCGACAACGAGGCCATCTACGACATCTGCAGGCGCTCCCTGGACATCGAGAGGCCCACCTACACCAACCTGAACCGCCTCGTCTCTCAGGTACTGATCACCTGACATTGTCAAAGTCTTTCATCTGGATCGAAGCATTTCATTGCTGTGCCTGTATTAGTACTGTTGTGCAATGTGTGATGTGAAGCTGAGACTTGGAACTTGTGCTGTTTGTCTGTGTGTAGGTGATCTCATCCCTGACCACCTCCCTGAGGTTCGACGGTGCCCTGAACGTGGATGTGACTGAGTTCCAGACCAACCTGGTCCCATACCCGAGGATCCACTTCATGCTCTCGTCCTATGCGCCGGTCATCTCGGCCGAGAAGGCGTACCACGAGCAGCTGTCGGTGTCTGAGATCACCAACAGCGCGTTCGAGCCGTCGTCCATGATGGCCAAGTGCGACCCGCGCCACGGCAAGTACATGGCGTGCTGCCTCATGTACCGGGGCGACGTGGTGCCCAAGGACGTGAACGCGGCGGTGGCCACCATCAAGACCAAGCGCACCATCCAGTTC encodes the following:
- the LOC123105185 gene encoding tubulin alpha-2 chain, whose translation is MRECISIHIGQAGIQVGNACWELYCLEHGIQPDGQTNGDKTIGGGDDAFNTFFSETGAGKYVPRAVFVDLEPTVIDEVRTSAYRQLFHPEQLISGKEDAANNFARGHYTIGKEIVDLCLDRIRKLADNCTGLQGFLVFNAVGGGTGSGLGSLLLERLSVDYGKKSKLGFTVYPSPQVSTSVVEPYNSVLSTHSLLEHTDVSILLDNEAIYDICRRSLDIERPTYTNLNRLVSQVISSLTTSLRFDGALNVDVTEFQTNLVPYPRIHFMLSSYAPVISAEKAYHEQLSVSEITNSAFEPSSMMAKCDPRHGKYMACCLMYRGDVVPKDVNAAVATIKTKRTIQFVDWCPTGFKCGINYQPPTVVPGGDLAKVQRAVCMISNSTSVVEVFSRIDHKFDLMYAKRAFVHWYVGEGMEEGEFSEAREDLAALEKDYEEVGAEGGDDEDGEEDDDY